A single region of the Fenollaria sporofastidiosus genome encodes:
- a CDS encoding TetR/AcrR family transcriptional regulator codes for MTKTVTSKDAILLKIREMVAKKGLNALSIRGLAKELGCSVGTIYYYYPSKDELIIEAIESVWEDIFHTSDWTKDEAFSEYIKDIFEYILDGVKKYPNFFTLHSIMLQSNTKPKAKSSMYIYMTRLMQRMKEVLNADEKVRDDAFTDEFTKDDFISFIMSNIMSLILDKSYKKDFFISVIEKLLY; via the coding sequence ATGACAAAAACTGTTACATCTAAGGATGCTATACTTCTTAAAATCAGAGAGATGGTTGCGAAGAAAGGACTCAATGCACTTAGCATAAGAGGACTTGCTAAGGAGCTTGGCTGCTCAGTAGGAACGATCTACTACTACTATCCATCGAAGGATGAGCTCATCATCGAAGCGATAGAGAGCGTATGGGAGGACATCTTCCACACGTCAGATTGGACTAAAGATGAAGCCTTCTCAGAATACATCAAAGACATCTTTGAGTATATCTTAGATGGCGTTAAGAAGTATCCAAACTTTTTTACACTACACTCCATTATGCTTCAAAGCAATACTAAGCCTAAAGCAAAGTCATCAATGTATATCTACATGACTAGACTTATGCAGAGGATGAAAGAAGTTTTAAACGCAGATGAAAAAGTTAGAGATGACGCTTTCACAGATGAGTTTACAAAGGACGACTTTATAAGCTTTATTATGTCAAACATCATGAGTCTCATACTTGACAAGTCGTACAAGAAGGATTTCTTCATATCCGTGATAGAAAAACTACTATATTAA
- a CDS encoding DUF2871 domain-containing protein, whose protein sequence is MKKRLLNTAFIYGILGLVAGAFYREYTKFIGFSGYTSLAFVHTHLLVLGMLVFLSLASFSLIGDFTKNKYFKRFYYTYNTALILTASMIFARGIYEVLKFESKALDASISGLAGIGHIVLVVGLVFLFTSLKEAIKEK, encoded by the coding sequence ATGAAGAAAAGACTACTTAATACCGCCTTCATCTATGGCATACTTGGCTTAGTAGCCGGCGCCTTCTATAGAGAGTACACAAAGTTTATAGGCTTTAGTGGATACACAAGCCTTGCCTTTGTACACACGCACCTTTTAGTCTTAGGCATGCTTGTCTTTTTATCGCTTGCATCCTTTTCCTTGATTGGCGATTTTACAAAGAATAAATACTTTAAACGCTTCTACTACACATATAACACAGCTCTTATATTAACAGCTTCAATGATATTTGCAAGAGGCATCTACGAAGTACTTAAATTTGAAAGTAAGGCGCTTGATGCATCCATCTCAGGCTTAGCAGGCATAGGACACATAGTCTTGGTAGTGGGACTTGTGTTTTTATTCACCTCACTAAAAGAAGCAATCAAAGAAAAATAA
- a CDS encoding GNAT family N-acetyltransferase — protein MIFREIEEKDIQSLAALMKSVYNEAPWNNEWTMETAREAVECLTAFPKFFGLLAIEGDDIVGAIMGNVRPYSKQRTYYIDEFFVSSAHRRQGIAKKLYESAREKLKNMGVAGAFFTTLKGSDAYKFYIKEGAFDLDDSAVFYHPFN, from the coding sequence ATGATATTTAGAGAAATTGAAGAAAAAGATATACAGAGCTTAGCTGCTTTAATGAAATCAGTTTACAACGAAGCTCCTTGGAACAATGAGTGGACTATGGAGACTGCGAGGGAAGCAGTGGAATGCCTCACAGCCTTTCCAAAGTTCTTTGGCCTACTTGCCATAGAGGGTGATGATATAGTAGGCGCCATTATGGGTAATGTTCGTCCATATTCAAAGCAAAGGACATACTACATCGACGAGTTCTTCGTATCAAGTGCGCATAGAAGACAGGGCATAGCAAAGAAGCTATATGAGAGCGCAAGAGAGAAGCTAAAGAATATGGGGGTAGCAGGTGCTTTCTTCACCACACTTAAGGGTAGCGACGCATATAAGTTTTATATAAAGGAAGGCGCCTTCGATCTAGATGACTCGGCAGTCTTCTACCACCCATTTAATTAA
- the pcp gene encoding pyroglutamyl-peptidase I has translation MKILVTGFDPFGGENINPSIEAVKKLPENIAGAEIIKLEVPTVIGKSIEKIKEKLEEVHPDVVLSIGQAGGRTDIGVERIGINCDDCKIKDNEGNQPIDEKIITDGPAAYFSTLPIKAIVKNIKAGGVPASVSNTAGTFICNHVLYGVLHLQASKYKEMRAGFIHIPFLPEQVVEKKNMPSMTIETIVKGLTLAIEAIVNNDTDIKITGGTTH, from the coding sequence ATGAAGATATTAGTAACAGGCTTTGATCCCTTTGGCGGAGAAAATATAAATCCATCCATAGAAGCAGTTAAAAAGTTGCCAGAAAATATAGCTGGAGCAGAAATTATTAAACTTGAAGTGCCAACCGTAATTGGTAAATCAATTGAAAAGATAAAAGAAAAGCTTGAAGAAGTGCATCCAGATGTCGTCTTATCAATTGGTCAAGCAGGAGGCAGGACAGATATAGGTGTTGAAAGAATTGGTATTAACTGCGATGACTGCAAGATAAAGGACAACGAAGGTAATCAGCCTATAGATGAAAAAATTATTACAGATGGACCAGCGGCATATTTCTCAACACTACCAATCAAGGCCATAGTAAAAAATATAAAGGCTGGAGGAGTGCCAGCGAGCGTGTCAAACACAGCAGGTACCTTCATTTGTAATCACGTTCTTTATGGTGTACTTCACTTACAAGCAAGTAAGTATAAAGAGATGCGAGCAGGTTTTATACACATACCGTTTTTGCCAGAACAAGTAGTAGAGAAGAAAAATATGCCATCGATGACAATCGAAACTATAGTTAAGGGACTTACTTTGGCAATCGAAGCAATTGTAAATAACGATACTGACATAAAAATTACAGGCGGAACAACGCACTAA